The Vicia villosa cultivar HV-30 ecotype Madison, WI unplaced genomic scaffold, Vvil1.0 ctg.001343F_1_1_3, whole genome shotgun sequence genome includes a window with the following:
- the LOC131634735 gene encoding origin of replication complex subunit 6-like, translated as MDISEIAKKLGLSDSKILIRKAAELRRLCDVHFDSSIIGVGEVAKAIICTEIAATRLGVLFDRSSAVKLSGMSERAYIRSYNSLHNGIGVKLKLDVRELAIRFGCVRIIPYVRDGLKLYKDRFLASLPAARRASADFTRPVFMAVAFYLSAKKQKLKVDKIKLIELCGTSESEFSSVSTSMKDLCHDVFGVAKEKKDPKEVKTNRDLLDVLPSKRKAEDGGYLSDDGAEVSCYKKKKQMETHDYEKWKSSVLASNKQDKKEVHRKKPIQTSLNFVKEAPETQKLEVL; from the exons atggaTATTTCAGAAATCGCAAAAAAACTCGGACTCTCCGACTCAAAAATCCTCATCCGTAAAGCCGCCGAACTCCGTCGCCTCTGCGATGTTCACTTCGATTCTTCGATCATCGGCGTC GGCGAGGTTGCCAAAGCTATCATCTGTACGGAGATCGCGGCGACGAGGCTCGGTGTTCTCTTTGATCGATCGTCTGCTGTGAAACTAAGTGGAATGTCTGAGAGAGCTTATATCAGATCTTATAATTCACTTCATAATGGCATCGGAGTCAA GTTGAAGCTTGATGTGAGAGAATTGGCTATTCGATTTGGTTGTGTGAGGATTATACCTTATGTTCGCGATGGTCTCAAGCT TTATAAGGATCGGTTTCTTGCTTCGTTGCCGGCTGCTCGCCGTGCTAGTGCTGATTTTACTCGTCCGGTGTTTATGGCTGTTGCTTTTTATTTATCTGCCAAGAAACAAAAG CTCAAAGTTGATAAGATAAAGCTAATTGAACTCTGTGGTACTTCTGAATCAGAATTTTCTAGT GTTTCCACTTCTATGAAAGACTTGTGCCATGATGTTTTTGGGGtagctaaagaaaagaaagaccCTAAAGAAGTAAAGACAAATAGAG ATCTGCTTGATGTCTTACCAAGCAAAAGAAAAGCCGAGGATGGTGGTTATTTGTCTGATGATGGAGCAGAG GTTTCatgttataaaaaaaagaaacagaTGGAAACACATGATTATGAGAAGTGGAAATCTTCTGTCCTTGCATCCAATAAACAAGATAAGAAAGAAG TGCATCGCAAGAAACCAATACAGACAAGCCTCAACTTCGTCAAGGAAGCTCCTGAGACCCAGAAGTTGGAGGTGTTGTGA